A window of Mycolicibacterium holsaticum DSM 44478 = JCM 12374 genomic DNA:
CGCCGTGTGACTGCAGGTACCTGCGCAGCGGATACCACAGCGCGACATCGAAGTTCGCGGTCGCGACGTCGAAGACGAGGCCTTCGCTGGAGCCGAGGAAGTAGATGTGGAACATGGTGGCCAGTTCGGCCGCCGACAGTTCGGCGGGGTTGGCGAAGAAGCTTCTGGAGAACACCTCGAACGCCAGATGCCGTGCGGCCTCGGGAAAGTTGATCGCACGCAGGAACGTGTCGGCGTCGACGTGGTCGAGGCGGTGGTAGGTCTCGGGTACCGACACGGCCGCCAGCGGCGCGGCAGCACGAGCGTCGAGCCGCATCAGGTCGCGCAACCGGAACGTGGGGCTGCGCATGGCGAACGCCAGCGCGTTGAACGGCGGGGTGCGCGGCAGCCCGCGGAAGGTGTCTCGGCGACCATGTGCGTCGACCAGCGGGTAGTCCTGCACGGGTGTCAGCATCGACAGCTGGGGATCAATGCGGCCCAACAGCTTTCGCAGGTTGTAGTACTGGCGGAAGAAGGCGTGGAAGCCTCGGTTCATCGCGACCGCGGTACCGTCGTCCAGGGTGTCCGACCATCCGCCGACCCGGCCCCCCAAATAGGGCTCTCGTTCGACCAGGTCGACGCTGACGCCGCGTTCAGCCAGGCCGGTGGCCGCGGCCAAGCCCGCGATGCCGCCGCCGACGACCACAACGGTGGGCGTGGTGGCCAGTGCACCTGCGTGGTCCAGGCCTGCCGGGCCGGTGTGCGTGACGCGCCGCGGATCGGTCATGGGCAGGCCCTTGCCAGGAAAGTGTGCACGATGTTGTGTTGCCAACCGGGCATGGTCTGACTGCGTACCTCGGTGAAGCCGTTGACGCGCAGGCGGTTCCGGAATGCCGATGCACCGTCGAATCGGTTGACGCTACGTCGCAGGTATCTGTACAGCGACGCGTCGCCGGTGCGCAGCTTGCCGCTGGGGATGATGATCGTCGTACACACCGTGTTCCAGACGGCCGTGGCGAAGCGGGAGTCGCGCACGGAGTACTCGTGCACGGCCAGGGTGCCGCCCGGCTTCAGCAGCGCCAGGAACGCTTGCAGTTGAGCGTCCGGGTCGGCGAGGTTACGCAGCAGGTATGCGGCGAAGATGCCGTCGAACGGGCCTTCGACACCGGCGTGCGCGAGGTTCTCGATGCGGCTGTGTACGAACCGCACCGACGACGGCCACCGCTTGGCGTCGGCCTCGGCCAGCATGCCCGCCGAACCGTCGACGGCCACGATCTCGGCCTGCGGCGCGACGCGCAGCAACGCCGCGGTGGAAGCGCCGGTGCCACATCCGGCGTCGAGCAGCCGTAAACCTACCCCGTTGTCGGGCAGCAGCATTCGCCGCGCCGACAGTTCAAGGTGGTTGTGGTATCCGGGGTTGGCGTCGACCAGTTTGTCGTAGGTCGCGGCCGCCGCGTCGAATGCCGCTGGTACGTCGCTCGTCTGGCTCACGCCGCATCCTCCTCTCGGCGGTCACTCAACCGCTGGCGTTCCCACAACAGCAGCACCGCGGTGACCAACGCCCAACCGAACAGGAAATCTTCAACCGGAATGTCGAAGGGGAACCGGATACCGCTGGTGTGGTGCTCGTCGTACAGCACGATCGGTGCGCTCAGTTTCGTCAGCCACCCGTCCACCGGGACCTGGAACCCGGTCACGATCGCCATGGACAACCAGTACGCAGGCCGCCGAAACAACCCGGTGCGCAGGACCGCGACCTCCCACACGCACACCGCCACCACCGCCAGCACGGCGGGCAGCGTATAGCCGAGGCCCGTCATCGCTGACGCACCGACTTGCGTTTCGACCGTCGCAAGATGGTGTCGACGGCGTTGTAGGTGAGTAACCCGCACAGCGGAATCACGATGAAGAACAGTAGTTCCTCCAGCGGAAGGATGCCTGCCAGATCGACACCGGTGAGGTAGGCCGGGTTGTAGGTCCAGACCTGCGCGAGGATGGCCACGACGTCCCAGACGATGAACACCGCCGCCACCGGCAGGATCGCCGCGGCAGCCCGCCACGCCCGCCGGTAGACCCCGGCGCCGAACAGCTCCAGCGGTGCGGTGATCGCCAGGCAGGCGGCCAATACCAGCAGGTAGTTCCACCGGTCCACGGCTAGGACCTGTTCTCAGCTAGCCGGGCGCGCCACGCCTTGAGCAGGCCCGCCGCCGCGACCCGGACGCGGCGGGCGTTGCCGACCGTGGCGCGTTGGCTGAAGATCGCGTAGTCGAGAGCTTCGATGCGGTCCAGGATCTGTGAGTACAGCGTCAGCGCCGCCGAGATGCACGGCCTCGACCGCGGCGCCAGCATCGCAATGCCCTGCTGCGCGTATTCGTAGGTGCGCCTGGTGGTGGCGTGTTGTTCGACCAGCGCGCGGCGCACCCGCACATCGGTACGGCGGTGATCGTGACACCACGACAGCACGTCGCGGTCGACGTGGTGGGCGGCCAACTCGTCCGCGGGAAGATAAACCCGGCCGCGCTGCAGGTCTTCGTCGACATCGCGCAGAAAGTTGGTGAGCTGAAAGGCTTTCCCGAGGGCGGCGGCATACGGCGCGGCTTCCTCGCGCGGGCCGACCGTGCCGAGCACAGGCAGCAACTGCAGGCCGATCACCTCCGCGGAGCCGTGCATGTAGCGGTCGAGCGCGGCCCGGTTCGCATATTCGGTGACGGTCAGGTCCATCCGCATCGAGTTCAGGAAATCGTCGAACAGCTCCCACGGAATGTCGTACTTGCGGGCGCTGTCCACTACCGCGGACAGCGCGGGATCGTCGTCGTCGGTGGCGGGGCGCTCGGAGACCATGCGTGAGAACAGCTGGGTGGCCAGATGTTGCAGCCGGTCGGCCCGCTCGGCCGCGGTCAGGCTCGGGTCGAAGTCATCGAGGATGTCGTCGGCGCGTCGGGCGAATCCGTACAACGCGTGGACGGCAGGCCGTTGTTCGGGGGCAAGGAGGCGGGTGGCCAGAAAGAAGGTGCGCCCGTGTTCGGCGTTGAGCCGGCGGCAGCATAGATACGCATCGCGCAGCGCCGGATCTCGTACGCCCGCGGCATCAAGCTCGGAACTGATCATGTCTGCACCACCTGTGATTTCCTGTGCCGGGAAGGCATCCCGGTGATCCGGTCGGCAGCCAGCCGACCGGACAACAGCGCTGTCGGTACGCCGACGCCGGGCACCGTCGAGGATCCGGCGAGCACGACGTTGTCGATGCCGCGCACAACGTTGGCCGGACGGAACGGGCCCGTCTGGGCGAAGGTGTGCGCGAGCGCGAACGGGGTGCCCGCAGCCATGCCCTGCCGCTCCCACCCGGCGGGGTCGACCGCGTGCAGGATTTCGGTGTCGACGCCCAGCTGCGGAAGCCGGTTGACGACCGAGTCGAGCATCTCACCGACGTACGCGTCCCCTTGTTTGACCCAGTCGACGTCGCCCACAACGGTGTTCGGTGCTGGAGCCAGGATGTAGAGCAGATCTCGGCCCGCGGGTGCCAGGCTCGGATCGCTGGCGGTCGGGCGTGTCACCAACAGGGACGGGTCACTCATCACGCGCCCGTCGTCGATGATGTCGCGGAAGGTCTGGTCCCACGACCTGCCGAAGACGACGGTGTGGTGCCCGGTGCCTGCCGTGTCGTCGGGTACCGCCCGGCACCCCACATGCGCGACCACCGCGGACGGCGCGGCACGCAACCGCAGCAGCCGCCGCGGGGTGCGCCCGAGCAGGCGGTAGGTGTCGGGTAGTTCGGTGGTCAGCACCACCGCGTCGGCCGGAACCCGCTCACCGGCGTCGGTGTGCACCGCCGTCACCCGGTCGCTGTGGCGCTCCAGACTCGAAACCGCCGAGCCGTAGCGGAATTCGACGCCGGCATCGGCGGCCGCGGCGGCCAGCGCATCGGGCAGCGCCCGCATGCCGCCACGGGGAAAGTAGACACCGGAGATGGTGTCCATGTAGGCGATGACGGCATAGACGGCCAGCGCCCGCCGCGGCGGCACACCGGCGTAGAGGGCCTGGAAGGTGAAAACGCGTCGCAACCGTTCGTCGGAGATGAACCGACGCACCATGCGGTCCCAGCGCCGGAAGCCGCCGATGGCGGCCAGCCGCGCCAACTGCGGGGTCAGCAGCGACAGCGGTGAGTCGAAGTTGGCCGCGATGAACCCGTCGAACTCCACGCGGTACAGCCGGGTGAGCCAGTCACGCAGCCGCAGATAGCCTTCGGCCTCGCCCGCGCCGGCCAACCGCTCCACCTCGGCGGCCATCGCGCCCGGGTCGCTGTGCACGTCGAGGCCGCTGCCGTCGGCGAACGACGCACGGTAGCCGGGCCGCACCGGCATCAGGTCCAGCCGGTCGGCCATGGACTCGCCGACGGCGGCGAAAGCGTCCTCGATGATGTCGGGCATGGTCAGCACGGTCGGGCCGGTGTCCAGCCGGTATCCGTCGACGTCCATGCGGCCGACCCGGCCGCCTGGGTGCACACCGCGCTCGACGACGGTGACCGCCCGGCCCCTGCCCGCCAGTTGCAGCGCCGCCGACAACCCGGCCAGCCCGGCGCCGACCACGACGACGTGATCGCAACTACCCTGGACTGTTCGCATACCCGACACCTGCCCTCGCTTCTCACGCCGCTCGCGTGGTGCAGGTTGCGGCCATGTCGGCCAACGCTTTTCGCACCGACTCACTGATATGCGGTATCTGGATGCCCTGCAGGGCCCGGCACACCCGCTCGTCGATCATCTGCTCGATCGACTCAACCGCTCCCGTCTGCGCGATCAGCCGCCGCCACCGGCGGATATCGGCTTCGCCGAGATCGGCTGCGCACATCAGCGCGGCGAGCTCGCGGCGCAACGAGGGATCGGCGAGGTGGTAGGCCGACACCACGACGCTGGTGGCCTTGTGCTCGGACAGGTCGACCCCGGACGGCTTGCCGGTCACCGCCGGGGCTCCGAAGACCCCCAGCAGGTCATCGCGCATCTGGAACGCTTCGCCGATCGCCTCGCCATACACGGAGAGCGCGGTCAGCACACCGTGGCCGCATCCGGCCAGCGCGGCGCCGATCTCGAGGGGCCGGCGCACCGTGTAGTTGCCCGACTTGCGTCGTGACACGTCGAGCACCTGTTCCCAGCTGGGAAAGCCGCCCGCGTCGTTGACGAGGTCGGCGAACTGGCCGACGGCGAGTTCGGTGCGCATCGCGTCGTATCGCGGCCAGGCGCGGGACAGCGCCGCGGCCGCCACGCCGCTTTCCCGCAGCATCTGCTCGGCCCACACCAGGCACAGGTCGCCCAGCAGCACGGCGGCCGACTCACCGAACCGGTCGGGCGATCCGGTCATCCCGCGCTCGCGATGCCAGCACGCGAACGCGACGTGAGCGGCCGGATGTCCGCGGCGCAAGGTGGATCCGTCCATGACGTCGTCCTGCAGCAGCGCGAACGCGTGCAGCAGTTCCATGCTGGCCGCGGCCCGCAGCGCGGCGGGGTCCTCGTCTCGGCCGCACAGCCAGCCCAGGTACGTGAACGTCGAACGCAGGCATTTTCCGCCGGTGAGAAAGCGCAACAGGATGTCGCCGGTGATTTCGACGCCGGTCTTCCCGAGCTGGTCGGCGCCACGCTCGGCGACGAACCCGGTCACCGCATCCGAGACGGCGTCGCGCACGTCTGCGCGCCACGAGGCCGACGACAGGGGCGCCGAGGCAAGGGCGCACGTCTGTCCGTCACCTACGCTCAAGGTTCGTCCTTTTTCTCGTCCGGCGTTCGTTCACTACCCACTTCGAGGTAAAACGAACCGCCGAGCGCTCACCGCGCCGATCTCTCACCCCGGGGCCTGCGCGGCGGGCCGCCCGCCGATTTGGCCGATCCCCCGAAAGCTGTTTTCGTGCAACGGCTATCGCATCATCGATGCCGATTGAGGAGCCAGATGTGGGTGGACAGCGCGGTAGCGAACGCGCACCACGCCGGGTAGGGCGTCAGGGCCAGCGCGCTCTTGCCGCTGACCGCCGTCGCCCGTCGGGTCAAGTCGGCGCTGCTCGCCGTCAGGGCGGCCGCGGTCACCGCGGCCAGTCCCAGCCGGCGTTGGCTGAAGAAGATCCAGGACCAGCCGGCGTTGAGCAGCAAGTTGACCGACAACGCTGCGGTGTACGCCTTACGCCGGGTGTCGTCGCTGTCGTCGAGTGCCTTCGCCGAGACCAGCGCGATGTCGGTGTACAGCAGCGGCCACACCACCGGGAACACGCTGCTCGGCGGTTGGTACGGCGGCTTGCGCAGCTTGTTGAACCACCGTGACTGCGGGTTGCGGCCCGTGGACGCGCCGCCGACCAGAGCCGTCGCGGTGACGGCGGCTGCGGCCGCCCCAAGTGTCTTGATACGCAAGGTTACTCCGATCGATGGCGGTCACGGCCGACGCGCGGCCTTCACCGGGAGTACCCAGTCGACGCGGCTCCGATACCCCCGCGTTTAGCCCGTCGACCGCCAGGGAACCCCACGGTTTGCGTGGGGAGACTCCGCGGTTCGGCCCAAGAAGTGGGCAAGACCGATCCACTGCAATAGCGGAAAGGCGACCAATGACAGAGAAGAACAGCGGCCCGCAAGAGGGCATCAAAGGCGCCGTCGAGGACGTCAAGGGCAAGGCCAAGGAAACGGTCGGCACCGTGACCGGCCGTGACGACATGGTTCGTGAGGGCAAGGCTCAGCAGGACAAGGCCGACGCTCAGCAAAACGCGGCCAAGAAGGAAGCCGAGGCCGAGGCGGCCCGTGGCGGCGCCCGCGCCGCCGAAGAGCGCCAGGAGTCCGAGCAGCGCTGACATCACGAGAAGAGGCCCAGCCGGAGATCCGGCTGGGCCTCTTTTCTGTGTTGGCTAACTGCTGGGTCGTTGACGTTGTGCGTCGGGATGCTCGGCGTACCAACGGTCTTCGATCTTGCGTACGCGCAGGTGCTCGACCGCGAACCAGCCAAGCGACACGATGAACAGGCCTGCGGAAATGCAGCCCAGCGTGACGCCCACGCTGTGGTGGGTGGTGGCGTGCGCGGCTAGGGCTGCGACGAAGGCGACAAGCGCAAGGCCGAGCACGATGAGCGCCGGCAGGTTCTTGTTGTCCTTCATGGTCTCGCCGGCATGCGGACGCGTCGTCCGGGAATGGTCGACGGGGTCGTTCGGGCTCTTCATGGCTACTCCTCTCCCGGCTAGAACTACCCGACTGGGCTGGGAAAGAAACCGCCGATGTCACTGGTAAGGCGGATATTGATCATCGCGCAGCACCCTGGCGAGGTGGGCGGCGTTGCGCGCCACGGCCGCGGTGGTCTTGGCCACCGGTTCGGGCACCTCGTCCAGGTCGTTGTAGTCCGTGGACTGCATGGCTTCCCCGGTCCAGTAGGTGCCGCCCTGGGCCGGGATGGAAAAGCCGATGTCGTTGAGCCCCTGGAACATGTCCGCGATGATCTTGTGCGCGCCGTCTTCGTTGCCGACGACCGCGACCACCGCCACCTTGCCGACCAT
This region includes:
- a CDS encoding FAD-dependent oxidoreductase — protein: MTDPRRVTHTGPAGLDHAGALATTPTVVVVGGGIAGLAAATGLAERGVSVDLVEREPYLGGRVGGWSDTLDDGTAVAMNRGFHAFFRQYYNLRKLLGRIDPQLSMLTPVQDYPLVDAHGRRDTFRGLPRTPPFNALAFAMRSPTFRLRDLMRLDARAAAPLAAVSVPETYHRLDHVDADTFLRAINFPEAARHLAFEVFSRSFFANPAELSAAELATMFHIYFLGSSEGLVFDVATANFDVALWYPLRRYLQSHGVRFHTGAAVTQVCAGTRFAVRCDSGATLDADGVVLATDVAGLQRIVDSSPELGNQLWRKQLTALHTAPPFVVHRLWLDGPVRSDRPAFLGTGGLPPLDNVSVLERYEQQAADWCACTGGSVVELHAYAAEEPDLGERLVKRLHELYPETSQMRVVGERVLCHNDCPRFAPGDFATRPGVTTPLDGLVLAGDGIRIDLPVALMERAATTGWAAANRLLERFGITGHTLHTVPVHGRSAVLRRLASRERGISDERAG
- a CDS encoding class I SAM-dependent methyltransferase, with translation MSQTSDVPAAFDAAAATYDKLVDANPGYHNHLELSARRMLLPDNGVGLRLLDAGCGTGASTAALLRVAPQAEIVAVDGSAGMLAEADAKRWPSSVRFVHSRIENLAHAGVEGPFDGIFAAYLLRNLADPDAQLQAFLALLKPGGTLAVHEYSVRDSRFATAVWNTVCTTIIIPSGKLRTGDASLYRYLRRSVNRFDGASAFRNRLRVNGFTEVRSQTMPGWQHNIVHTFLARACP
- a CDS encoding lycopene cyclase domain-containing protein; protein product: MTGLGYTLPAVLAVVAVCVWEVAVLRTGLFRRPAYWLSMAIVTGFQVPVDGWLTKLSAPIVLYDEHHTSGIRFPFDIPVEDFLFGWALVTAVLLLWERQRLSDRREEDAA
- a CDS encoding lycopene cyclase domain-containing protein, with amino-acid sequence MDRWNYLLVLAACLAITAPLELFGAGVYRRAWRAAAAILPVAAVFIVWDVVAILAQVWTYNPAYLTGVDLAGILPLEELLFFIVIPLCGLLTYNAVDTILRRSKRKSVRQR
- a CDS encoding phytoene/squalene synthase family protein is translated as MISSELDAAGVRDPALRDAYLCCRRLNAEHGRTFFLATRLLAPEQRPAVHALYGFARRADDILDDFDPSLTAAERADRLQHLATQLFSRMVSERPATDDDDPALSAVVDSARKYDIPWELFDDFLNSMRMDLTVTEYANRAALDRYMHGSAEVIGLQLLPVLGTVGPREEAAPYAAALGKAFQLTNFLRDVDEDLQRGRVYLPADELAAHHVDRDVLSWCHDHRRTDVRVRRALVEQHATTRRTYEYAQQGIAMLAPRSRPCISAALTLYSQILDRIEALDYAIFSQRATVGNARRVRVAAAGLLKAWRARLAENRS
- the crtI gene encoding phytoene desaturase family protein; this encodes MRTVQGSCDHVVVVGAGLAGLSAALQLAGRGRAVTVVERGVHPGGRVGRMDVDGYRLDTGPTVLTMPDIIEDAFAAVGESMADRLDLMPVRPGYRASFADGSGLDVHSDPGAMAAEVERLAGAGEAEGYLRLRDWLTRLYRVEFDGFIAANFDSPLSLLTPQLARLAAIGGFRRWDRMVRRFISDERLRRVFTFQALYAGVPPRRALAVYAVIAYMDTISGVYFPRGGMRALPDALAAAAADAGVEFRYGSAVSSLERHSDRVTAVHTDAGERVPADAVVLTTELPDTYRLLGRTPRRLLRLRAAPSAVVAHVGCRAVPDDTAGTGHHTVVFGRSWDQTFRDIIDDGRVMSDPSLLVTRPTASDPSLAPAGRDLLYILAPAPNTVVGDVDWVKQGDAYVGEMLDSVVNRLPQLGVDTEILHAVDPAGWERQGMAAGTPFALAHTFAQTGPFRPANVVRGIDNVVLAGSSTVPGVGVPTALLSGRLAADRITGMPSRHRKSQVVQT
- a CDS encoding polyprenyl synthetase family protein, which encodes MSVGDGQTCALASAPLSSASWRADVRDAVSDAVTGFVAERGADQLGKTGVEITGDILLRFLTGGKCLRSTFTYLGWLCGRDEDPAALRAAASMELLHAFALLQDDVMDGSTLRRGHPAAHVAFACWHRERGMTGSPDRFGESAAVLLGDLCLVWAEQMLRESGVAAAALSRAWPRYDAMRTELAVGQFADLVNDAGGFPSWEQVLDVSRRKSGNYTVRRPLEIGAALAGCGHGVLTALSVYGEAIGEAFQMRDDLLGVFGAPAVTGKPSGVDLSEHKATSVVVSAYHLADPSLRRELAALMCAADLGEADIRRWRRLIAQTGAVESIEQMIDERVCRALQGIQIPHISESVRKALADMAATCTTRAA
- a CDS encoding TspO/MBR family protein; translation: MRIKTLGAAAAAVTATALVGGASTGRNPQSRWFNKLRKPPYQPPSSVFPVVWPLLYTDIALVSAKALDDSDDTRRKAYTAALSVNLLLNAGWSWIFFSQRRLGLAAVTAAALTASSADLTRRATAVSGKSALALTPYPAWCAFATALSTHIWLLNRHR
- the mbp1 gene encoding microaggregate-binding protein 1; protein product: MTEKNSGPQEGIKGAVEDVKGKAKETVGTVTGRDDMVREGKAQQDKADAQQNAAKKEAEAEAARGGARAAEERQESEQR
- the usfY gene encoding protein UsfY, whose protein sequence is MKSPNDPVDHSRTTRPHAGETMKDNKNLPALIVLGLALVAFVAALAAHATTHHSVGVTLGCISAGLFIVSLGWFAVEHLRVRKIEDRWYAEHPDAQRQRPSS